One Chromobacterium paludis genomic window carries:
- the ubiG gene encoding bifunctional 2-polyprenyl-6-hydroxyphenol methylase/3-demethylubiquinol 3-O-methyltransferase UbiG: MSNVDELEIDKFSQLAHKWWDKDSEFKPLHEINPLRLDYIDRHAGLAGKKVLDVGCGGGILAESMALKGAQVTGIDLAKKSLKVAQLHSLESGVPIDYRCVPVEELAAEMPASFDVVTCMEMLEHVPDPQSVVRACATLVKPGGWVFFSTLNRNAKAYLLAVVGAEYVLNMLPRGTHEYARFLKPSELSRMVRHAGLGLQGLSGMAYNPITRIYSLNDDTDVNYLMATRRAAE, encoded by the coding sequence ATGAGCAACGTAGACGAACTCGAAATCGACAAATTCAGCCAGCTGGCGCACAAGTGGTGGGACAAGGACAGCGAATTCAAGCCGCTGCACGAGATCAACCCGCTGCGCCTGGACTACATCGACCGCCACGCGGGCCTCGCCGGCAAGAAGGTGCTGGACGTGGGCTGCGGCGGCGGCATCCTGGCGGAAAGCATGGCGCTGAAAGGCGCGCAGGTCACCGGCATCGACCTGGCCAAGAAATCGCTGAAAGTGGCGCAGCTGCACAGCCTGGAGTCCGGCGTGCCCATAGACTACCGCTGCGTGCCGGTGGAAGAGCTAGCGGCGGAAATGCCGGCCAGCTTCGACGTGGTGACCTGCATGGAGATGCTGGAGCATGTCCCCGATCCCCAAAGCGTGGTGCGCGCCTGCGCCACGCTGGTGAAGCCTGGCGGCTGGGTGTTTTTCTCCACGCTGAACCGCAACGCGAAGGCCTATCTCTTGGCCGTGGTGGGCGCCGAGTACGTGCTGAACATGCTGCCGCGCGGCACGCATGAATACGCGCGTTTCCTCAAGCCGTCCGAGCTGAGCCGCATGGTGCGGCACGCCGGCCTGGGCCTGCAGGGTCTCAGCGGCATGGCTTACAACCCCATCACCCGCATCTATTCCTTGAACGACGATACCGACGTCAACTATCTGATGGCCACCCGCCGCGCCGCAGAATAA